One region of Nitrospirota bacterium genomic DNA includes:
- a CDS encoding CHASE2 domain-containing protein: MNRSIWVWERIAGAAWAVVVAALFALSAFERLELITYDWRLRAKPAPPRQDIVIVGIDSPSLKALAAWPWSRSVHADLVDRLTRARARVIAFDVDFSTPRTRREDADLTRAVSRSDRVVLAAFQEHRAIEGGAVVEYASLPYPALQDAARAVGSINLPIDADGAIRRAPIETPLLGREGWSFAVQTARVYLDTPDPPLRSSFGGSLKLGGHQAQLGRTDDFFIRFMGAPGTVPVISFVDVLRGAVPASRFTDKIVLVGATSLDLQDFRVTPFRGAMTGVEIQANAIATILSGRSHQRLPPVWVLGWMSAILLWWTGLLLALRVWRQADVTRRALVISLAGSFTIVAIVVSAVFSFGALVVVDVVPLLVTGAGQVVTSLIAGYVFAERRLEFHRENIEALYRMGDETREGASLDRLTDLLFAQARHLLGVDRLAVELWTPEDGVTREWRSRPVDGEPLPIPAPLYHDLAARVRTTGLPLTATDLVLAGRAPETPPLRASLFVPLVAQNRVIGILQVHRTRAVPFHESEAKTLLTLATQAALNIENGRLLDDVRKLFHRSLEAFSTALDFKDNDTGGHSQRVALFAREMARRMGLAGTESEVIAQGALLHDIGKIAVPDRILRKPGKLTEEEWVTMREHPETGFRMLKTIQIPDAIASIVRQHHERFDGTGYPNGLAGPAICLGARIFAVADYYDALTSNRPYRKAQPIERVVDDIRHAAGGQFDPAVVDTFLAIPDEVFSDLRAHIERELNDRRAA, encoded by the coding sequence ATGAACCGAAGTATCTGGGTGTGGGAGCGTATCGCAGGCGCGGCGTGGGCCGTCGTGGTCGCCGCGCTGTTTGCGTTGAGCGCGTTCGAGCGCCTCGAACTGATCACCTACGACTGGCGGCTTCGCGCGAAACCCGCCCCCCCCCGCCAAGACATCGTGATCGTCGGCATCGACAGCCCCAGCCTCAAAGCGCTCGCCGCGTGGCCGTGGTCGCGAAGCGTTCATGCCGACCTGGTCGATCGTCTCACGCGCGCCCGCGCGCGCGTCATCGCCTTTGACGTCGATTTCAGCACGCCCCGGACGCGCCGGGAGGACGCGGACCTCACACGGGCGGTCTCGCGTTCTGACCGGGTCGTGCTTGCGGCGTTCCAAGAGCACCGCGCCATTGAGGGCGGCGCCGTCGTCGAATACGCCAGCCTCCCGTATCCCGCGCTCCAGGACGCCGCCCGCGCGGTCGGATCGATCAACCTGCCAATCGACGCAGACGGCGCGATTCGACGTGCCCCGATCGAGACCCCCCTATTGGGTAGGGAGGGATGGAGCTTTGCCGTCCAGACCGCCCGTGTGTACCTCGACACTCCGGACCCTCCGCTCCGGAGCAGCTTCGGTGGATCGCTGAAGCTCGGAGGTCACCAGGCCCAACTCGGGAGGACGGACGACTTCTTCATCCGCTTCATGGGTGCGCCGGGGACGGTCCCGGTCATTTCGTTCGTCGACGTCCTCCGGGGGGCTGTTCCCGCGTCCCGTTTCACCGACAAGATCGTCCTGGTCGGCGCCACCTCGCTTGATCTACAGGATTTCCGTGTCACCCCCTTCCGCGGCGCGATGACAGGCGTCGAGATTCAGGCCAACGCGATCGCCACCATCTTATCCGGCAGAAGCCATCAGCGTTTGCCGCCGGTGTGGGTTCTCGGGTGGATGTCGGCGATCCTGCTGTGGTGGACGGGCCTGCTCCTCGCACTCCGGGTGTGGCGGCAGGCGGACGTCACGCGCCGCGCCCTGGTCATTTCGCTCGCAGGGTCGTTCACCATCGTCGCCATCGTCGTCTCGGCGGTCTTTTCATTTGGGGCGCTGGTGGTGGTCGACGTGGTCCCGCTGCTGGTCACCGGGGCGGGGCAGGTGGTCACCTCGCTCATCGCGGGGTACGTGTTCGCGGAGCGCCGCCTGGAATTCCACCGCGAGAATATCGAGGCCTTGTATCGGATGGGCGACGAGACCCGCGAGGGCGCCTCGCTCGACCGCCTGACCGACCTACTGTTCGCGCAGGCGCGCCATCTGCTCGGAGTGGATCGACTGGCCGTGGAGCTGTGGACGCCGGAAGACGGCGTCACGCGCGAGTGGCGATCGCGTCCCGTTGACGGGGAACCGCTGCCGATTCCTGCGCCCCTTTACCACGACCTTGCGGCGCGCGTTCGCACCACGGGCCTTCCCCTCACCGCGACCGATCTGGTCCTCGCGGGCCGCGCGCCGGAGACGCCTCCGCTGCGCGCCAGCCTCTTCGTGCCGCTCGTCGCCCAGAACCGGGTGATCGGCATTCTGCAGGTCCACCGTACGCGAGCGGTTCCGTTTCACGAGAGCGAAGCCAAGACGTTGCTCACGCTGGCCACGCAGGCCGCCTTGAACATCGAGAACGGCCGTTTGCTGGATGACGTCCGGAAGCTGTTTCACCGAAGTCTGGAGGCGTTTTCGACCGCGCTCGACTTCAAGGACAACGATACCGGAGGCCACTCCCAGCGCGTGGCGCTCTTTGCGCGCGAGATGGCGCGCCGAATGGGCCTGGCGGGGACCGAATCGGAGGTCATCGCCCAGGGCGCGTTGCTGCACGACATCGGCAAAATCGCGGTGCCGGATCGCATCCTACGAAAACCAGGGAAACTGACGGAGGAAGAGTGGGTGACCATGCGGGAGCATCCCGAAACGGGTTTCCGAATGCTCAAAACGATCCAAATCCCCGACGCGATCGCGTCGATCGTGCGGCAACATCACGAGCGGTTCGACGGCACGGGCTACCCGAACGGGCTCGCCGGACCCGCCATCTGTCTGGGGGCGAGAATCTTCGCGGTGGCCGACTACTACGACGCGTTGACGAGCAACCGTCCGTATCGAAAAGCGCAGCCGATCGAACGCGTGGTGGACGACATTCGGCACGCCGCTGGGGGCCAGTTCGATCCGGCGGTCGTCGACACTTTCTTGGCGATCCCGGATGAGGTGTTCAGCGACCTTCGCGCCCACATCGAGCGCGAACTCAACGACCGCCGCGCCGCCTGA
- a CDS encoding KGG domain-containing protein translates to MPELPKSRRGFAAMDAVKQREIASRGGKAAHEKGTAHEFSSDEARQAGRKGGEAAHRRGTAHEFTPEEARVAGRKGGEAAHRRGTAHEFTPEEARIAGRKGGKARRSAQKSSPSEPPGEQVA, encoded by the coding sequence ATGCCCGAACTTCCCAAGAGCCGACGAGGGTTTGCCGCGATGGACGCCGTCAAGCAGCGGGAGATTGCGAGTCGCGGCGGCAAAGCCGCGCATGAGAAGGGAACGGCGCACGAGTTTAGTTCCGACGAAGCCCGCCAGGCCGGCCGCAAGGGCGGCGAAGCCGCTCACCGACGGGGTACCGCTCACGAGTTCACGCCCGAAGAAGCCCGCGTCGCCGGCCGCAAAGGGGGCGAAGCCGCTCACCGACGGGGTACCGCTCACGAGTTCACGCCCGAAGAAGCCCGCATCGCGGGTCGTAAGGGCGGGAAAGCGCGACGGTCTGCGCAAAAGAGTTCTCCGTCGGAACCACCCGGGGAGCAGGTCGCGTAG